The window CACCGCCTCCGGTTCCCGGTCCAACGGGTCGCCGTAGCCGCCGCCGCTGCCCAGCCGGAGATAGAGCACGTCGTCCTTGCCGATGTCGAATTCGCAGTAGGGCAGCAACCGCCGCTCGCCTTCCAGCGCGGGGAGGTCGTCGATGCACCGGTGGGCGGCCAGCAACTCATTGACACGCGTCCCTTCGAGCAGCACCAGCAGGCTGGGAGCGCCGGGGTAGCCGCCGAACATGCCGACGCCGGAGTTCCTCAGGCCTGCCACGCCGAAGGCCACGCCGCGGATCTTCTCCTCCGGCGCGTCGTGAAGCTTCACGGTGGCTTCCACGCCCACGCCGCCGGCGAACTTGCCGGCGCCGCCGCCGTCTGTCAGGTGGCGGCGGTAGAGGTACATGAGCGGG of the Deltaproteobacteria bacterium genome contains:
- a CDS encoding hydantoinase B/oxoprolinase family protein, producing PLMYLYRRHLTDGGGAGKFAGGVGVEATVKLHDAPEEKIRGVAFGVAGLRNSGVGMFGGYPGAPSLLVLLEGTRVNELLAAHRCIDDLPALEGERRLLPYCEFDIGKDDVLYLRLGSGGGYGDPLDREPEAVAESLLNGRISRATAEETYGVAMEDGTSTVDEAATRELRARLRERRLTED